In Pseudobacter ginsenosidimutans, the following are encoded in one genomic region:
- a CDS encoding TonB-dependent receptor plug domain-containing protein, producing the protein MIEERVVTVEGTGEKTTKPLFVVKPVAEEREMVKVTAVGVRATSKAGVAERSRKNPNDEVVVVGYGVKKDDKSTVTLKDESTFRIKSDTDNDPLIVVDGKIIPKGGLGSIPPETIAQVNILKGSTATDKYGDRAKDGVIVVTTKAAAGIVVEQKKKNFFDDDLCLLNAIIIIDDKEMGCENANAFVKSNRSNIMSVDIIKGADRVKEATGKTATNAIVIKTKKTTD; encoded by the coding sequence ATGATAGAGGAACGTGTTGTAACTGTTGAAGGAACAGGGGAGAAGACAACCAAACCACTTTTCGTGGTGAAACCTGTAGCTGAAGAGAGAGAGATGGTTAAGGTCACTGCTGTTGGTGTGAGGGCAACTTCAAAAGCGGGTGTTGCCGAAAGGAGCAGAAAAAATCCCAATGATGAAGTGGTAGTGGTCGGATATGGTGTGAAGAAAGATGATAAGTCAACTGTCACGCTGAAGGATGAATCCACCTTCAGAATAAAGTCTGATACTGACAATGACCCGCTGATCGTTGTTGATGGAAAGATCATTCCGAAGGGTGGACTGGGCAGCATCCCGCCTGAAACCATTGCCCAGGTGAATATATTGAAAGGCAGTACTGCAACCGATAAATATGGTGACAGAGCAAAGGATGGCGTGATAGTGGTCACTACAAAAGCAGCAGCCGGAATAGTTGTTGAACAAAAGAAGAAAAATTTCTTCGATGATGATCTCTGTTTACTGAATGCCATTATTATTATCGATGACAAAGAGATGGGCTGTGAGAATGCAAACGCTTTTGTGAAAAGCAACAGGAGCAATATCATGTCCGTGGATATCATCAAAGGTGCGGACCGAGTTAAAGAGGCTACCGGGAAAACTGCTACAAATGCCATTGTGATAAAAACGAAAAAGACCACTGATTAG